From a single Oceanobacillus kimchii X50 genomic region:
- a CDS encoding phage holin encodes MRAALESINNKWVRLFILIVVFANTVSMIFGHQLIPFTNEEIATGLSVLALALSEIWNHWKNNSYSKSAKEADKYLKQLKI; translated from the coding sequence ATGAGAGCAGCTTTAGAAAGTATCAATAATAAATGGGTCCGCCTGTTTATACTTATCGTTGTATTTGCTAATACAGTATCTATGATATTTGGCCATCAACTCATTCCTTTTACGAATGAAGAAATTGCCACGGGATTATCAGTACTGGCATTAGCATTGTCGGAGATTTGGAATCATTGGAAAAACAATAGCTATTCAAAGAGCGCAAAAGAGGCAGACAAGTATTTAAAACAATTAAAAATATAA